A portion of the Pedobacter cryoconitis genome contains these proteins:
- a CDS encoding M16 family metallopeptidase, whose translation MKKKLLLLSCFILAGSSLMAQVGYEWKTASSGGYTYKYVTNDPTKSRFYTLQNGLTVILSENAKEPSIEFRMAVRAGSNNDPRTSTGLAHYLEHLLFKGTDRFGTLDYAKEKPLLDKIEGLYEKYHATTDPAKRKEIYAQIDKTSGEASNYSIANEYDKMMKSIGGQSTNAHTWYEETVYNEDLPANATDKFLALQAERFRNPVFRIFHTELEAVYEEKNRGLDNDSWKISEKMNDLLFPTHNYGQQTTIGTIEHLKNPSLVEIRKYYNKYYVPNNMAVILSGDFKADEMIKKVDQSFSYMKAKPLELYNPAAEKPLTKIQTANINGPSAEAVRIGYRGYAENTKESMMLDLISSILANGKAGLMDINLNKQQKVLNAGAGYQQMKDYGTFLLVAQPKEGQSLDQAKQLLLDQLTLLKKGDFNESLIKATVANSKLSLLESFDKNDFRVEAVTTEFISNRATKWDKSLRNPDEMAKISKKEVVDFANKFFKDNYVVILKHKGEDKSIQKVDKPAITPVKTNTNETSVFTKTLLDTPSKPIEARFLDYQKDLNFGKAGIADVVTVQNKENSIFNLTYRFDMGAWNSKLMPYAAKYLAFLSTDKYTAEEISKQFYNIACNYSFSVKNEVTTIEISGLQENFDKAVNLVEHVFANCKANEEALKEMKSSILKSRENTKLNKSAILSGLMSYAQYGPKNPTNFVLSNEEVQQLTSAQLLDVLHHINETKHSINYYGPESIEVFTKNIEKAHALPKAFIETAPAQQFVYTDHKDNQVYFANYDMVQSEIRWIRNSGVYNPSEAAKIDLFNSYFGGGMGSIVFQTIRESKALAYSTYAYYSAPDKKEKDYSMIAYVGSQADKMNDAVGAMNELLNVLPESEKNFQSSRSNTLNSLETSRITKNAIIDHYYADQRLGLDHDSRIDEYKGLQPLTFADIKAFHTSQVANKPYNYCIVASDKKVKTQDIEKFGKLNTLTLEQIFGY comes from the coding sequence ATGAAAAAAAAACTATTACTCTTATCCTGCTTTATCCTTGCTGGATCGTCCTTAATGGCGCAGGTGGGATATGAGTGGAAAACGGCATCCTCTGGTGGATATACTTATAAGTATGTGACCAACGATCCTACCAAATCCCGTTTTTATACTTTGCAAAATGGTCTCACAGTAATTCTTTCTGAAAATGCAAAGGAACCTAGCATCGAATTTCGTATGGCTGTGAGAGCTGGTAGCAATAACGACCCGCGTACTTCTACTGGATTAGCACACTACCTGGAGCATCTTTTATTTAAAGGGACCGACCGCTTTGGTACGCTGGATTATGCTAAAGAAAAACCTTTACTGGACAAAATAGAAGGATTATATGAAAAATACCATGCAACAACTGATCCTGCTAAACGGAAAGAAATCTATGCCCAAATAGATAAAACCTCTGGTGAAGCTTCTAATTACTCTATTGCAAATGAGTATGATAAAATGATGAAATCTATCGGCGGACAGTCGACAAATGCACATACGTGGTATGAGGAAACTGTTTACAATGAAGATTTACCTGCTAATGCGACTGATAAATTTCTTGCTTTACAGGCTGAACGTTTCCGCAACCCAGTATTCCGTATTTTCCATACAGAACTAGAAGCTGTTTATGAGGAGAAAAACCGCGGACTTGACAATGATTCCTGGAAAATCAGTGAGAAGATGAATGATTTGTTGTTCCCTACGCATAACTATGGACAGCAAACTACCATCGGAACAATTGAACATTTAAAGAATCCTTCTCTGGTAGAAATCCGCAAGTATTATAACAAATATTATGTTCCTAATAATATGGCTGTTATTCTTTCTGGCGATTTTAAAGCCGATGAGATGATTAAAAAGGTGGATCAGTCTTTCTCTTATATGAAAGCAAAACCTCTTGAATTATACAATCCTGCTGCTGAAAAACCATTAACCAAAATTCAGACTGCCAATATCAATGGCCCAAGTGCCGAAGCAGTTAGAATCGGTTACAGAGGGTATGCGGAAAATACGAAGGAAAGTATGATGCTTGATTTAATTTCCAGCATTCTTGCTAATGGTAAAGCTGGTTTAATGGATATTAATTTAAACAAACAACAGAAAGTATTAAATGCGGGTGCGGGTTATCAGCAGATGAAAGATTATGGTACTTTCCTTTTAGTTGCCCAACCTAAAGAGGGCCAGTCACTGGATCAGGCCAAACAATTATTACTAGATCAGCTTACTTTATTAAAAAAAGGTGATTTTAACGAGAGTCTGATTAAGGCAACAGTTGCCAATAGTAAATTAAGCTTGTTAGAGTCATTCGATAAAAATGATTTCCGTGTAGAAGCAGTCACCACTGAGTTTATCTCAAACCGTGCAACGAAATGGGACAAATCATTAAGAAATCCTGATGAGATGGCTAAAATCAGCAAGAAAGAAGTTGTTGATTTTGCGAACAAGTTCTTCAAGGATAATTATGTGGTTATTTTGAAACATAAAGGAGAAGACAAGAGTATTCAAAAGGTAGATAAACCGGCAATCACTCCGGTTAAAACGAATACAAATGAGACTTCTGTTTTCACCAAAACCTTACTGGATACACCTTCAAAGCCTATTGAAGCAAGATTCCTTGATTACCAGAAGGATCTGAACTTCGGCAAAGCTGGTATTGCTGATGTAGTAACTGTTCAAAATAAAGAGAACAGCATTTTCAACTTGACCTATCGTTTTGACATGGGTGCCTGGAATTCTAAATTAATGCCTTATGCTGCAAAATATCTTGCTTTTTTAAGTACCGATAAATATACTGCAGAAGAGATCAGCAAGCAGTTCTATAACATTGCTTGTAATTATTCATTCTCTGTAAAAAATGAGGTAACTACGATTGAAATCAGCGGCCTTCAGGAGAATTTTGACAAGGCGGTAAATTTAGTCGAACATGTGTTTGCAAATTGTAAAGCAAATGAGGAGGCATTGAAAGAGATGAAAAGCAGTATTCTTAAATCAAGGGAGAATACAAAGCTCAACAAGAGTGCAATACTTTCCGGCCTGATGAGTTACGCGCAGTATGGTCCAAAAAATCCGACTAATTTTGTTTTATCCAATGAAGAGGTACAACAACTAACTTCTGCACAATTATTGGACGTTTTACACCATATCAATGAAACTAAGCATTCTATAAATTATTATGGTCCTGAATCAATTGAGGTGTTCACTAAAAACATTGAAAAAGCTCATGCCTTGCCTAAAGCTTTCATTGAAACAGCTCCTGCGCAGCAGTTTGTTTACACTGATCATAAGGACAACCAGGTTTATTTCGCAAACTATGATATGGTACAGTCCGAAATTCGCTGGATAAGAAACAGTGGTGTTTACAACCCTTCGGAGGCGGCTAAAATTGACCTGTTTAACAGCTATTTTGGGGGTGGCATGGGTTCTATAGTTTTTCAGACGATCAGAGAGTCCAAAGCTTTAGCCTATTCAACTTATGCGTATTATTCAGCTCCGGATAAAAAAGAAAAAGACTATTCAATGATTGCTTATGTAGGGAGTCAGGCAGATAAAATGAATGATGCTGTTGGTGCAATGAATGAGCTATTGAATGTATTACCTGAGTCTGAGAAAAACTTTCAGTCATCGAGATCTAATACTTTAAACTCTTTAGAAACTTCAAGGATCACCAAAAATGCAATTATCGATCATTATTATGCTGATCAGAGATTAGGTCTTGATCATGATTCCAGAATCGATGAGTATAAAGGTTTACAGCCTTTAACTTTCGCAGATATCAAAGCTTTTCATACTAGCCAGGTAGCCAATAAGCCCTATAACTATTGTATAGTAGCTTCTGATAAAAAAGTAAAAACGCAGGATATAGAGAAATTTGGTAAGTTGAATACACTTACACTGGAACAAATATTCGGTTATTAA
- the lpxB gene encoding lipid-A-disaccharide synthase: protein MKYYLVAGEASGDLHGANLMKALKDQDPEAEFRYFGGDKMKAEGGTLAKHYAEMAFMGFTEVLLNLRTIFRNLKTCKEDILAYSPDVLILIDFPGFNLKIAGFGKEKDIKVCYYISPKVWAWNQKRVLKIKKVVDKMFCILPFEVDFYKGWGMKVDYVGNPLLDEKASFIPDPDFRVQHQFNENNIIALLPGSRKQEIERLLPAMLSVTEQFPAQQFVVAAAPGFPVVYYQQFIGAKNVKLVFGKTYDLLHVATAAVVASGTATLETALFHVPQVVVYKGGTISIAIARMLVKIRFISLVNLIMDREVVTELIQEDCNTVNITDQLHRVIEGAGRTKMMEDYKELSVIMGKPGASARTASLISAFLLKG, encoded by the coding sequence ATGAAATATTATCTTGTAGCCGGCGAAGCTTCCGGAGATCTCCATGGAGCTAATTTAATGAAGGCGCTGAAGGATCAGGATCCTGAGGCTGAATTCAGATATTTCGGCGGGGATAAAATGAAAGCAGAAGGAGGAACGCTCGCAAAGCATTATGCAGAGATGGCATTTATGGGCTTTACAGAAGTACTGCTTAACCTGAGGACGATATTCAGGAACTTAAAGACCTGTAAAGAAGATATCCTGGCCTATTCGCCCGATGTTTTGATTCTGATTGATTTTCCTGGCTTTAATTTAAAGATTGCTGGTTTTGGAAAAGAGAAAGATATTAAAGTGTGTTACTATATTTCTCCAAAAGTCTGGGCGTGGAACCAAAAGCGGGTACTGAAGATAAAAAAAGTAGTTGATAAAATGTTTTGTATCCTTCCATTTGAGGTAGATTTCTACAAAGGCTGGGGGATGAAGGTGGATTATGTAGGTAATCCTTTACTGGATGAAAAAGCTTCCTTTATACCAGATCCGGATTTCCGGGTACAACATCAATTCAATGAAAATAACATAATTGCTTTGCTTCCGGGAAGCCGTAAGCAGGAAATAGAACGCCTGTTGCCTGCAATGCTCAGCGTTACTGAACAGTTTCCAGCTCAGCAATTTGTTGTTGCGGCAGCACCAGGATTTCCGGTAGTTTATTATCAGCAATTTATTGGCGCAAAAAATGTAAAGCTCGTTTTCGGAAAAACCTATGATCTGCTTCATGTGGCAACAGCAGCTGTTGTGGCTTCAGGCACTGCAACTTTAGAAACTGCTTTATTTCATGTACCACAAGTGGTGGTTTATAAAGGAGGGACAATTTCTATTGCAATTGCAAGAATGCTGGTAAAGATCCGGTTTATATCTCTGGTGAATTTGATTATGGATAGAGAAGTAGTCACTGAACTGATTCAGGAGGATTGCAATACCGTGAATATTACAGACCAGCTGCACAGGGTGATTGAAGGGGCGGGGAGAACGAAAATGATGGAAGATTATAAGGAATTGTCGGTCATTATGGGCAAACCCGGAGCTTCTGCCAGGACTGCGTCACTGATTTCAGCATTTCTGCTAAAAGGTTAA
- a CDS encoding stationary phase survival protein SurE, translating into MINQIKDNVWVGFGIGIFLPGVLLSIVWFIMHQIAYLAKADLLLIGCIAVNALLLKYFFKVNKENTGRGVLGATFIWGMLFFFYKISQS; encoded by the coding sequence ATGATTAATCAGATTAAAGACAATGTATGGGTAGGTTTTGGAATCGGTATTTTCCTTCCGGGAGTACTGCTTTCCATCGTCTGGTTTATTATGCACCAGATAGCCTACCTCGCTAAAGCAGACCTGTTGCTGATTGGCTGTATTGCCGTGAATGCTTTACTGCTGAAGTACTTTTTTAAGGTGAATAAAGAAAATACCGGGAGAGGCGTATTAGGTGCAACATTTATATGGGGGATGCTTTTCTTTTTCTATAAAATATCACAATCATGA
- a CDS encoding DUF885 domain-containing protein: protein MKRIAFVLLFAGTMAACKQGDQKSNANPQFSKLCDQYYEDYLKLNPISATYAGDNRYNSELPNDGSVAYLNTTKNFYKQYLDSLGKYKRDQLDENDKLSFDVLKDNLETGLEGLKYHFEYLPFNQMNALPLTIGQLGSGTGAQPFKTVKDYEDWLKRVNAFSVWADTAIGNFKKGIASGIVLPKALVVKMYPQMLSMVVTDPAKSLFYAPVTQMPKDFADADKKRLTEAYRNTILNVIVPTYKKLGTFLKNEYLPKSRTTSGFSSLPEGTAMYTYLVKQQTTTTKTPEEIYQTGLKEVARIHSLMDSIKNKTGFKGDLKAFFEYMKTDPKFMPYKTSAEILAAFDNIHKRMEPNLKTMFTTVPKTPFEIRQTEAFRAASASAEYNQGSADGKRPGIFYVPILDATKFNTTSGMESLFLHEAIPGHHYQISLTQENTELPKFRRFGMHNAYVEGWALYCESLGKELGLYTDPYQYMGALGDEMHRAIRLVVDVAIHTKNMAREQAIKYMMDNEAINEQGATAEIERYMGMPAQALGYKIGAMKIRELRSRYEKQQGAKFKLAEFHHQVLKDGSLPLSVFENKMDNWSATVK from the coding sequence ATGAAAAGAATAGCCTTTGTTCTTCTGTTTGCTGGTACTATGGCGGCTTGTAAACAGGGAGACCAAAAAAGTAATGCGAATCCGCAATTCAGCAAATTATGTGATCAGTATTACGAAGATTATTTAAAATTAAATCCAATTTCTGCTACCTACGCAGGAGATAACAGGTATAACAGCGAGTTGCCCAATGATGGTTCTGTCGCTTATCTGAATACCACTAAAAACTTCTACAAACAATATCTGGATAGTTTGGGCAAATACAAACGTGACCAGCTCGATGAAAACGATAAGTTATCTTTTGATGTGTTAAAAGATAACCTGGAAACTGGTCTTGAAGGTTTAAAATATCATTTTGAATATCTTCCTTTTAATCAGATGAATGCCTTACCCTTAACTATCGGGCAATTGGGATCTGGTACAGGTGCACAACCATTTAAAACAGTTAAAGACTATGAAGACTGGTTAAAACGTGTCAATGCATTTTCCGTATGGGCAGATACAGCTATTGGAAACTTTAAGAAAGGAATAGCATCTGGTATCGTTTTACCTAAAGCATTGGTCGTGAAAATGTATCCTCAAATGCTGAGTATGGTCGTTACCGACCCTGCAAAGAGTTTATTTTATGCACCGGTTACCCAAATGCCAAAAGACTTTGCAGACGCAGATAAAAAAAGACTGACCGAGGCTTATCGCAATACCATTCTGAATGTTATCGTTCCAACGTATAAAAAGCTTGGCACGTTTCTGAAAAATGAATATCTGCCGAAATCCAGAACTACTTCTGGCTTTTCTTCTTTACCAGAGGGTACAGCCATGTATACTTACCTGGTTAAACAACAAACTACGACAACCAAAACCCCTGAAGAAATTTATCAGACCGGACTGAAAGAAGTAGCAAGGATCCATTCATTGATGGATAGCATCAAAAATAAAACAGGATTTAAAGGTGACCTTAAGGCATTTTTTGAGTACATGAAAACGGATCCTAAATTCATGCCTTATAAAACATCTGCTGAAATTCTGGCTGCTTTTGATAACATTCATAAACGAATGGAACCAAACCTGAAAACCATGTTTACGACCGTTCCCAAAACACCATTTGAAATCCGTCAAACAGAAGCTTTCAGGGCAGCGTCTGCCAGTGCAGAATACAATCAGGGATCTGCCGACGGTAAACGTCCTGGGATTTTTTACGTACCTATACTGGATGCCACCAAGTTTAATACCACTTCTGGGATGGAATCTCTATTTCTTCATGAAGCAATTCCTGGTCATCATTACCAGATCTCCTTAACACAGGAAAATACAGAACTTCCTAAATTCAGACGCTTTGGAATGCACAACGCTTACGTAGAAGGCTGGGCATTATATTGTGAATCCTTAGGTAAAGAGCTTGGTTTATATACTGATCCTTACCAGTATATGGGCGCATTGGGTGATGAAATGCATCGTGCTATCCGCTTGGTTGTAGATGTAGCGATACATACCAAAAACATGGCCAGAGAACAAGCTATCAAGTATATGATGGACAACGAAGCCATTAACGAACAAGGAGCAACAGCCGAAATTGAACGCTATATGGGAATGCCTGCACAAGCATTAGGTTATAAAATAGGGGCGATGAAGATTCGTGAATTGCGCAGCAGATATGAAAAACAACAAGGTGCTAAATTTAAGCTTGCCGAATTCCATCATCAAGTACTTAAAGATGGTTCATTGCCGCTTAGTGTTTTTGAAAATAAAATGGACAACTGGTCAGCTACAGTAAAATAA
- a CDS encoding response regulator codes for MSKLIQIIEDDEAIRDVIEYILQQSEFDVTVAANAKEFKINLFNTLPDLILMDVRLPDGNGIQLCRKLKQSLDTRHIPVIIISAHANAEQSSKEAFADDFISKPFDLDDLLKRVENQLA; via the coding sequence ATGTCAAAACTGATTCAAATCATAGAAGACGACGAAGCTATACGAGATGTAATAGAATATATTCTGCAACAGTCAGAATTTGATGTTACAGTGGCTGCCAATGCTAAAGAATTTAAAATTAACCTCTTTAATACCTTGCCTGATCTTATTCTGATGGATGTAAGACTTCCGGATGGAAATGGGATACAGTTGTGCCGGAAATTGAAACAGAGCCTGGACACCAGGCATATTCCGGTAATTATCATTTCTGCACATGCCAATGCTGAACAAAGCAGTAAAGAAGCTTTTGCAGATGATTTTATAAGTAAACCATTTGATTTAGACGATTTATTAAAGCGTGTTGAGAATCAATTAGCTTAG
- a CDS encoding helix-turn-helix domain-containing protein gives MEESTGLGLEKSLIYIRNLEKCPPSYLNDPGRKDFFEIVWLQNEFPLHAVKEEEKPVAGHWIYLIPPYRVHQLNKAGKNGILLSFKRDFLDEEDKEFYLDIFKIFNIQGEFSCLPLTKENAVELDKIYQLLEEEYKQQSNSFLILKALLKVFLLKLIRIKEHVFTTQDVNQKRVYEFMMLLEENYQVERNADFYAGELGLSAKRLNQILKDKLDKTGMQLIHDRIILEAKRQIIHSENTLKEIAYNLNFTDRSYFSRFFKKQSGQSPEDFQKQAKSHIESRFNTLIE, from the coding sequence ATGGAAGAAAGTACCGGCCTTGGATTAGAAAAGTCATTAATATATATCAGAAACCTGGAGAAATGTCCGCCCAGTTATCTGAATGATCCGGGAAGAAAAGACTTTTTTGAAATTGTCTGGCTGCAAAATGAATTTCCATTACATGCCGTTAAAGAAGAAGAGAAACCAGTAGCAGGACACTGGATCTATCTTATTCCACCATACCGGGTGCATCAATTGAACAAAGCAGGTAAAAATGGTATCTTATTATCATTTAAAAGAGACTTTCTGGATGAAGAAGACAAAGAATTCTACCTCGACATCTTTAAAATCTTTAATATTCAGGGAGAATTTTCATGTCTGCCCTTAACCAAAGAAAATGCTGTCGAACTGGATAAAATTTATCAGTTGCTCGAAGAAGAGTACAAACAGCAAAGCAACAGCTTTTTGATCCTGAAAGCATTACTGAAAGTTTTTCTGCTGAAACTCATCCGCATTAAAGAACACGTATTTACCACACAAGACGTCAATCAGAAAAGAGTATACGAATTTATGATGCTGCTGGAAGAGAATTATCAAGTGGAAAGGAATGCAGACTTTTATGCCGGAGAATTGGGTTTAAGTGCCAAACGCCTCAACCAGATCTTAAAAGATAAACTGGATAAAACAGGCATGCAACTCATCCATGACAGGATTATTCTGGAAGCTAAAAGGCAAATCATCCACAGCGAAAACACACTCAAAGAAATAGCTTATAACCTGAACTTTACAGACCGTTCTTACTTTAGCCGTTTCTTTAAAAAGCAAAGCGGGCAATCTCCTGAAGATTTTCAAAAACAAGCTAAAAGCCATATTGAATCCAGATTTAATACCCTGATCGAATAG
- the surE gene encoding 5'/3'-nucleotidase SurE, producing MKKEQSRPNILVVNDDGVTAPGIRNLIEAVKEFGNVVVVAPDGPQSGMGHAITIGKPLRFDRVHLYEGVEMYKCSGTPVDCVKLAVNRIFKGKKPDLCVSGINHGLNNSINVIYSGTMSAAMEGAIEGIPSVGFSLDDFSEEADFSHCIKFVKTIVRQVLDHGLPQATLLNVNFPKGADLKGIKICRQANAKWAEEFDERKDPYGRPYYWLSGVFQNNDKGEDTDVWALENGFVSVVPVQFDLTAHHVIPILNSWTFND from the coding sequence ATGAAGAAAGAGCAATCCAGACCCAATATTTTAGTAGTAAATGATGATGGTGTTACCGCGCCAGGTATCAGGAATCTGATTGAAGCCGTTAAGGAATTTGGTAATGTTGTAGTGGTCGCCCCCGATGGGCCACAGTCAGGAATGGGACACGCAATTACCATTGGAAAGCCCTTGCGTTTTGACAGGGTACACCTGTATGAAGGCGTTGAAATGTATAAATGTTCTGGTACACCTGTTGATTGCGTTAAACTTGCAGTAAACAGAATATTTAAAGGTAAGAAACCTGACTTGTGTGTTTCAGGTATTAATCATGGATTGAACAATTCCATTAATGTTATTTATTCGGGAACGATGTCAGCTGCTATGGAAGGTGCAATTGAAGGCATTCCTTCTGTTGGTTTCTCTTTAGATGATTTCTCTGAAGAAGCTGATTTCAGTCACTGCATTAAATTTGTTAAAACAATAGTCCGCCAGGTACTTGATCATGGTTTGCCACAAGCTACCCTGCTGAATGTTAATTTCCCTAAAGGCGCAGACCTGAAAGGAATTAAAATTTGCAGACAAGCAAATGCAAAATGGGCAGAAGAATTTGATGAACGTAAAGATCCATATGGCCGTCCTTACTACTGGTTATCCGGAGTATTTCAGAATAACGATAAAGGAGAAGATACAGATGTATGGGCATTGGAAAATGGTTTTGTATCGGTTGTACCCGTTCAATTTGATTTAACAGCACATCATGTAATTCCAATATTAAACTCATGGACATTTAATGATTAA
- a CDS encoding JAB domain-containing protein has product MVLQSELFKVTEVQISYNPKFKVSERSQIRSSNDAYRILIQQWDSGKIEFLEEFKILLLNRKSRVLRVVNISHGGVAATAVDSKVVFASALKACASSIILCHNHPSGEIDPSSEDISLTNKLKDGGVLLDLIIMDHLIISKDTFYSFADEGLI; this is encoded by the coding sequence ATGGTATTACAATCAGAATTATTCAAGGTTACAGAAGTGCAGATCAGTTACAATCCAAAATTTAAGGTCTCAGAAAGATCGCAAATAAGAAGCTCTAACGACGCCTATCGAATATTGATACAGCAATGGGATTCAGGTAAGATTGAGTTTCTGGAAGAGTTTAAAATCCTGTTATTAAACAGAAAAAGCAGGGTATTGAGAGTGGTTAATATTTCACATGGTGGTGTTGCTGCAACAGCAGTAGATTCTAAAGTTGTATTTGCATCAGCGTTAAAAGCATGTGCAAGTAGCATTATCCTCTGTCATAATCACCCTAGTGGAGAAATAGATCCAAGCAGTGAAGATATTTCATTAACTAACAAACTCAAAGACGGAGGTGTATTACTAGACTTAATAATCATGGATCATTTGATCATAAGTAAGGATACCTTTTACAGTTTTGCTGATGAAGGCTTAATATAA
- the hxlA gene encoding 3-hexulose-6-phosphate synthase produces MAKLQVAIDLLTTKDALALAAKIAPYIDIIELGTPLIKNEGIAVVTAMKQAHPDKLVFADLKTMDAGELEADIAFKAGADLVTVLGAAGDATIAGAIKAAKAHGKGIVVDTIGVADRVKRAQEVTKLGAEFVELHAGLDEQWTEGYSIQVLIDEAARAGVPVSIAGGVNINNVTAVIKAGAIVAVAGAAIYGAEDPAAAAKALREAIDAV; encoded by the coding sequence ATGGCAAAATTACAAGTCGCAATAGATTTATTAACTACAAAAGATGCTTTAGCATTAGCTGCTAAAATCGCCCCTTATATTGATATTATTGAATTAGGTACTCCATTAATTAAAAATGAAGGTATTGCAGTAGTTACAGCAATGAAACAAGCGCACCCTGATAAATTAGTATTTGCTGATTTAAAAACAATGGATGCTGGTGAATTAGAGGCTGATATTGCTTTTAAAGCGGGTGCTGATTTAGTTACGGTTTTAGGTGCTGCCGGAGATGCTACTATTGCTGGTGCAATTAAAGCTGCCAAAGCGCATGGTAAAGGTATCGTTGTAGATACAATTGGTGTAGCTGACCGTGTTAAACGTGCACAGGAAGTAACTAAACTGGGTGCTGAATTCGTAGAATTACATGCAGGTTTAGATGAGCAATGGACTGAAGGTTATTCTATCCAGGTTTTAATTGATGAGGCTGCCCGTGCTGGTGTCCCTGTTTCTATCGCTGGTGGTGTAAACATCAACAATGTGACAGCTGTGATTAAAGCAGGTGCAATAGTAGCGGTTGCTGGTGCTGCAATTTATGGTGCAGAAGACCCTGCTGCTGCTGCAAAAGCTTTACGCGAAGCAATTGATGCTGTATAA
- the hxlB gene encoding 6-phospho-3-hexuloisomerase has product MGSANINDQAASLQANLELILQENQKLATQLDFIQLTAIIPHLQQAERVFVIGAGRTGLALKAAAMRLMHFGFTVFVAGETTTPAIKKGDLLIAASGSGTTSTIVKAAEKAVAAGAKVIAFSTTSDSPLASLATLVLLIPAAQKQDHGKTISEQYAGSLFEQALFLLTDALFQTMWAADGTPAEELWKRHANLE; this is encoded by the coding sequence ATGGGTAGTGCAAACATAAATGACCAGGCAGCCAGTTTACAGGCAAACCTGGAATTGATTTTACAAGAGAACCAGAAGTTAGCAACGCAACTGGATTTTATTCAGTTAACAGCAATAATACCTCATTTACAGCAGGCAGAACGTGTGTTTGTGATTGGTGCCGGCCGTACAGGTTTAGCATTGAAAGCTGCTGCAATGCGCTTAATGCATTTTGGGTTCACTGTATTTGTTGCGGGAGAAACAACCACACCTGCAATTAAAAAGGGGGATCTTTTGATTGCAGCTTCCGGTTCAGGAACGACCAGTACTATCGTAAAGGCAGCGGAGAAAGCTGTGGCTGCTGGTGCAAAGGTCATTGCCTTTTCTACAACCAGCGATTCTCCTCTTGCGAGTTTAGCTACGCTTGTGCTGCTAATTCCTGCTGCACAAAAACAGGATCATGGAAAGACTATTTCTGAGCAGTATGCAGGCAGTTTATTTGAACAAGCTTTATTCTTACTGACAGATGCACTTTTTCAGACCATGTGGGCTGCTGATGGCACTCCTGCTGAAGAGTTATGGAAAAGACATGCTAATCTTGAATAA
- a CDS encoding response regulator transcription factor, whose amino-acid sequence MIKRIHVLEDDSDIRYIIEYLLKDEGYELQLSSSVSELKSKLRDSLPDLFIIDVMLPDGNGIEICDDLKNDMFTKHIPVIVMSANPRSKQMSSQACADDYISKPFDLDDVVKRISNLLVKKTA is encoded by the coding sequence ATGATTAAAAGGATACACGTACTTGAAGATGACAGTGATATCAGGTATATCATTGAATATTTATTGAAGGATGAGGGGTATGAACTGCAGCTTTCTTCGTCGGTTAGTGAACTAAAAAGTAAACTAAGAGACTCTTTGCCTGATCTGTTTATTATTGATGTGATGCTGCCTGACGGGAATGGAATTGAAATTTGTGATGATCTTAAAAATGACATGTTTACCAAACATATTCCGGTTATCGTGATGTCTGCAAATCCAAGAAGTAAACAAATGAGTTCGCAGGCTTGTGCAGATGATTATATCAGCAAGCCATTTGATCTGGATGATGTGGTCAAAAGAATCAGTAATTTATTAGTCAAAAAGACTGCTTAA